A region of the Deltaproteobacteria bacterium HGW-Deltaproteobacteria-2 genome:
GCATCGAAAACCGGTTTGCGCAAACTGATAAAGGCCAGTGCTCCTTCCGGAAAATAATCCGGATCGGTCGCTATTGTTCTGTCCGGGGTTACTGATTCTCCTAAAGAACCGACAGGGTCTTTTTCCAAAAAGCGAAAGAATGTATATCTTTCATTATGACTCAAAACATCATAAATTTCCTGCTCACTCTTACCTTTTAAGAATTCGTGGCGATAAGAAGCTTCAAAGCTTTGTATCCTGCCACCTTCCAGCATATATTTGGTTACACTGCGGAAAGGTCTGCCATTGGTCTGCGCAAAACCAACTGTCAAAATAGTACCATCTTCCAGTTTAATTTTACCGGAACCCTGTATGTGCAGAGAAAACAACTCCACCGGATCTGATACCCAGACAAGTTCCAGGTTTTTTTCCTGTAAAACCCTCTCAACGTCAATTTCGCGGCGGCTGTAATAGGGAACGAATTTACCGTTATTCATCCGGCCGATCTGGCTTTCTTTTTTAACTAAATCAGGCGGTACACGATAAAGCGGATACCTGTATTTCTCGGTGCGTTTAAGAGAACCTTCGAGCAAAGGCTCGTAATAACCGGTAAAAAGCACACCGTTGGTGGTGGAACCGGCAACACGATACACATTAAATTCTGCGACAATTATTTTGTTTAAATCGGCTTTATTGCCCGTCTTGCGCACAATTGCGTGAAATGTTTTAAGTGTTTCCTTTAATTGTTGCGCGCTGATCAACCTGTCTGCGACACGGTAAACTTTGTTGCGTCCGGCATTTTCATAATAATTAATACTGCGTTCAATCGCCAATTCCAGCGAATCCGTATCAAGATCATCGGCAAAATCAATGTCTTTGGCGGCAATGGGAATAAAAACATCGGAAGGCTTTACCGGATATTTCGGAACGCCGCGTAAACAACCGCTAAGCGACAAGACAAATATTAATAACAAAATGACATTGAGCCAGCGTTTCATACCATTTCGTTTTCGAAGGATAACGAGGCGGCAAGGAGGAGGCGACGAGGCGTATTGTACATACGTTGAGGAAGCCGAAAGATCCCGCATTCGCGGGACAGGCTCCGCCAACAAAGTTAGCCGAATAAAACGAGATGGTATCATAGTTCCACAATCATCGCCACTTCATCGCAGTAGTCGGGATATTTGGAACAGCGGAAACAATCCGCCCAGATCTTTTCCGGCAGCAAATTCTTGTCAATCTCCTTAAACCCTAATCTAATAAAAAAATCCCTTTTGTAAGTAAGTGTGAATACTTTAAAAAGACCCAAAGTAATGGCTTCGGAAATACATGCTTCCACGAGTTCTCGGCCAATACCTCTTTTGCGATAATTTTCATCTACATAGAGTGAACGTATTTCCGCAAGATTTTCCCATATGATATTCATTGCGCAAATACCGGTCACCTGTGATTTGTCTTCATCATAATAAACAAAAAAATCTCTCAAAGAATTATAAATATCCATTAGAGAACGGGGCAGCATTTCGCCTTTTCCGGACGACAAATTTATCAGGCGGTGAATAGTTTTCACATCATCAATGCGCGCTTTTCTCAGCATTTTTTATCTCCTAAATTAAAATCCAGATGCTTTAGATCCTTTTATCATTTCCCGGGCATGCTCCCGTGTTGTTTCGGTTACATTCACACCACCAAGCATGCGACTGATTTCTTCAACTTTCTGTTCACCATCAAGTTCTTTTATAAATGTTATCGTCCTACCCTTAGTAACCTTTTTGGAAACATGCAGATGATTATCTCCAAAACAGGCAATTTGGGGTAAATGTGTTATACAGATAACCTGATGATTGGCGGAGACAGCTTTCAATTTCCGGCCGACAATCTCAGCCACGGCTCCTCCGATTCCATTATCCACTTCGTCAAAAACAATTGATGCCACGGAACCGGTGCGCGACAAAACATTTTTCAAAGCCAGAATTATCCGCGATAATTCACCACCAGACGCAATACTGTTTAGTGGTTTTGACTCTTCGCCTTTATTCGCTGTGAGGTAAAATTCAATCTCGTCTCCTCCCGTTTGCTCGAATGATTCAACGTTTTTATCAGCGGCACATTTATTAAAATTAACATGGAAAGAAGCATAAGGCATATTCAATTCGTGTATTTCTTTATCCACCGCCTCCTGCAATTTAT
Encoded here:
- a CDS encoding GNAT family N-acetyltransferase; its protein translation is MLRKARIDDVKTIHRLINLSSGKGEMLPRSLMDIYNSLRDFFVYYDEDKSQVTGICAMNIIWENLAEIRSLYVDENYRKRGIGRELVEACISEAITLGLFKVFTLTYKRDFFIRLGFKEIDKNLLPEKIWADCFRCSKYPDYCDEVAMIVEL